tgaaatccactcataactcatttatttttaacaattttttttgttgaacaaataattgaaaaggctacataatgggtttatatttcaaattttattcaaattgatccaaaaataagaaagttgaagTTATATTGTGAGGGCGTTTTGTTGTGTatgcataattgtttattttttcatgataaacacAATATCCATACACACCCAGGCCATACCACGTGAAGGCGCCCTCaataatggcccttttttactttcgaattttgaaaatattaaaataaattttaataaataatccgaaaattgttttgtattatttgtttatgccagatatttatttatggttatttatacatgtacattggttgATATACGCAATcgtatcaaaattaaaaatagaacGAACAAATACAACAGAACAAAGTTACACCAAGTGAAATCATATGTTTAACTTGGTTTACAATAATGAGAGATAATGAAAAGGTATGTTCACAACAGTGAAGgaaataattacacaaaataaacaatagtaaaatatgaaaaaaatatacacaggtaaactttgaacatagccccatgtgaaaaaaataaaatggaataattCGTGAGGGTGTGCACTGCCACCCGTGCTGGGCTTCAATAGTGATTCTCGGCGTGTGCACACCCATCACCGGACACCCTAAGAGAAATATAtgcacaaaatgaaaaatgtacagATAAACTTTGAACATAGCCCCATgtgaaaaatttaaaatggaataattCGTGAGGGTGTGCACTGCCACCCGTGCTGGGCTTCAATAGTGATTCTCGACGTGTGCACACCCATCACCGGACACCCTAAGAGAAATATAtgcacaaaatgaaaaatgtacagGTAAACTTTGAACATAGCCCCATgtgaaaaaattaaaatggaataattCGTGAGGGTGTGCACTGCCACCCGTGCTGGGGTTCAATAGTGATTCTCGGCGTGTGCACACCCATCACCGGACACCCTAGGAAATATTTACATACAGGCTATTTTCAGGGTTTGGGCCGTTTTGTCTTTGGAAACGTTGTCGTCTTTACATTTACTTTGCGCTCATCCCCGACACAAGCCCACTTTATACACGCAAACTTGAGATGACGTTGATCCCAAGACTTAAGCTCAAGCTTGCCCATTTGACAACATGTACGATGGCACCACAActtacaattatcacaataaattgaGTCAAGTGCACATGCCTCAAGGCATACACTACACGGAAAGGTTcccattttatgaacaaatacagccgaaatatacagaaacaattaattatccttttaaatatccaaatataataaaacaaaatacacagaaacaattaattatccgttcaaatatcaaataatacgtATATCCAACACTACATGTTcatagcataaaaaataaaaacatagcaaTGCCAATTGCCATTTCTGATACATTTTATACTTACCATATCTTCTCAAATTCTTTTTCGGCATAAAATTATTACTGCCATTGTACtaaacttctttaattttacCGCCGAGTATGTTATGTCAACTTTCTCGGATATTTGATGTATCACCTTAACCGCTAAGTGCGAAAGGCGCGAAAGTAACGGCACGTGAGAGTCGTGATCCTCGTCTTTGATAGATATAGATCAAAGACAAGAGTAATTATTAAACGATATTATAGAACTAATATATTGGATAGTGGTTACTTACagtaaaaaacacaccaaaatatTGCATCTCAACTGATTCAGATATTAGATCTAATGTTATATAAGAGATCACGACTAAAACGGATTAAATGATacttatgtaaataaataaaacataaaaacattaaaatataatcatcgGACACAAACTACTACAGTATTAATATTAAGATActtgattgaaattatttctttacacTTAGTAGATTTCTTTCCCAAATattggatttcacttgtcaaaatgtgaatTTCACTTCGCTTTCAgatctattttcaatatatttatctaacttcttcatttttggaccaattccatttaaattttaaatataaaccgatgataatgccttttcaattatttgttcaacaaaaaacataatttgttaaaaatagatGAGtcatgagtggatttcacgtctcaaaaagtggatttcacttgtcaaaatgtggatttcacttcgatttccgaaaaattgctctaacttcttcatttcttgatatatttcaataaattttgaaatgtaaaccCTTCATTAGGcacttttcaaaatgtatacaaaaaataaaaattactaataTTGTTCCATGCATGTAAAATTGTTTAGGACATCATAACATCCATTCTGTTTTACATGTGTCGTATAATCTTATTTctgatttcattaaatgttttaatatgttactGTGAATGTTTAGCTAATGTAGTTACCCTCTGTGAGAAAGTTGCTGATCAGTTCTTCTCAAATCTGATTTGGGGGGataattgatttcttaaaatcatttttctttgcAGTCGCACTTTTGTGCTGGTATTGATAattcagtgttttatttacataagtTCTTATAGCAGTTTTTAGGCCACTGGTCAGGATCAGCAGCGTTTCCCACAGCTTTAGATATGCTTAATATGTGTGCTTTTAGatgatatataatatagaaATATCTAATACTCTTTCCTTTTATAGCTATTTTTACTCTTGTTGATCTCGTATACATTTGTTAACGGTCGGTTAAAAAGCTCATCAGAGCTTATGTTGCATATGTTTGTGGCTTGCCgacttgaaataaaacttattgtattgtatattgtgtattgtactaattaataaaactgagttaggagtggatttcacttctcgaaaactggatttcacctcgatttccgatctattttcgaaaaattgctctaacttcttcattttttgaccaatttcaataaaatttgaaatataaaccctttatgaggcactttctaataaatatacaaaaacagaaaattatttattaaaattaatgagtcaTGTGTGGATTTCACctatcggaatctggatttcacctcgatttccgatctatttttggaaaaaattgaaaaattgctctaataataataataataataataataataactttatttatataaggtaacacattaagacataggcatcataggctctaacttctttattttttgaccaatttcaataaaatttgaaatataaacccttcatgaggcactttccaatttgtttacaaaaataaataaattattaattaaaacaactgagttctgagtggatttcacgttttgagtggatttcacatgaaatccactggattcctgtatcaccccgcaccccaccaaacaacatttttataaactgtTGTCTGCCACAGTTTTTGTGAAACGCGAATATAATGTGTTGTGTGCTTTAAGAATTTATTTACTTCCGTAAACATAAATTAGCgtcaaaacacaacaaaattcAGTGTAAGtcgtattttaaataatgttgactTTAACGTAGATGCTTTGCAACTCCTGTTCCTTCTTACGAATTACATTTACCAGGACAATGctgctttataaataaattaacactgACTGACGTTTTTGATTCGGTAAATTTGACagatatttcattaattgttatTGATTGTACCAAAATACAATATAGTGTTGTTGattcttttttatgataaatttgcgtaattttaaacactttaattccgggggattttcatccccctccgggagaccgggggatgggttgaaattccgggggattttatccccctccgggggatatggcatgtatgcactTTTTTTATTGCCCTgcttcttttaaacatttaaacagggtaGTGCCTTTTTCACATCCGCTCTATTATTGCCTTTTATCCAGTTAGTCCCATTTTTATTATCCGAACCATCACCAAAGATCGACGGCACTGTTATCCGTTGTCGCAATTGAGACATTTTTTGCACACATGATATGGTGTTTCCGCAAGTCGTTTTGAGCATGGTGCCAACGCCATTCTGCTGTTTAACTGCCTAAAAAGCAACGTGCTGCCCTTTCAtcttttatatttgtgtaatgagCAAACAACATGTGTTTTCATAATCAGTATTCACCTAATCCAATTAATGGGTACTGTAGCATATCAGCCAATGATTGAATCATCACCAGTAGTGGAACTACTGAACATCTGCAAATTATAATGTACATTGTGAACAAATTCATCAAAAGATGAAAGTTCTTTAAATGTGACAAAAAAAGCTAGGGAATAAGGAAAATGTTGTTAAGCTCTAGTAAACTTATGTAAACAATTGTATAGTACAAACCAGGCACGCTATTTCAAACATTGTTGCtattgaagcagacggtcagaCGGTCAATTACAggtatttgtaaacattggcGCTAAGACAATTGAATTGCTTATTGACAAGTGTTTGATAgtttatttgtgaaaatgatCATGATGAAAGTTTGCTTTGTAACcacaaaaatgtgtttatgcTTTATGTAGCGTTTACTTTGAGTATTTTTCTCAACTCTACGATGTTAGAAAATGGAAGACTTGGCCACTATTTTGTCAGAACAAATTTTTTATTCTCaatatttaaccaaataaaataacagcaaagctgatttttttttaccctATTCTGATCGTACCCttcaaaatgtgaaaaaacaacaacattgtgaTAAAGcctaaaatgaatgaaaatgccttgtccttttcaaatcctggctggaatACTGGTATCACCAGACACAAGAAATCAATTTAAGCCACTCTTATGATTTCTTGATGTTTTGTGTCAGCTAAATACGGTCCGGCAAAAGTAGATAATGACGGGACAGATTAAGATGGGCCGGCAAAACTAGATTAAAGGGGTCAGGACAAGGCTGTAACTCCATAGACAAATAGGAGTTTTGTTTGTCTTGTATCTCCTCAATAGCCTTATCATATGAACACTCTTTTACTTAATGTACGGAATAAAAACTGAGGCTACTGGTTAATGGAATTTGGGCAGTGATTTACAACCAAGGTTTTATTTATTACCGTATTATTGGTGACCTCATTGGTGAAGACTTTGGTTGGTTGCACACTAAATGTAATCAATAAATCTGTGACTTCCTCGTAATTGATTGCATCCATCCGTGTTGCAGTGATTTGGgcgaaaatatacatttgtaggatAGTATATCAAAACTTCAAGGTTAAGAGTAacaaccaaattatttttattctctAGATGGCATCGCTGTTGCCAAGCGATGAGGAGGAGGAAGATGTTGCCTCATACAACAGTGGCGAGCACTCGGGATACTTGATTAGCAACATGGAACAGTTTCGTGTCGACGCCGGTTTCACTGACATTACGATCGAGGTTGAGTCACGTCAGTTTGACTGTCATAAGGTCATACTGGCAGCAGGGTCACCATACTTCAGGTATTGGCTTTTAAAAAAGAGAATTAGTTAATACAAATTTCTTTAAGCTCGATAGTGTCGCAAGCTAATAGCTGAAACAGGCTTGAGTCTGTTTCGTTGTCAGAAACAAGTACGGTACTCTTGTCCATTTTTGGAGGCCATGAGATTGTTCCCTTTGTGTATATCGAATCCACAACCTCTTAGGTAAGAGGCGGACACATACACCATAGGATTACTCTCACCCTGATCAACAAAGAATtgatattcttttcttttttgtccatgaaaaacaaaaatcaacatgATTTACGCTAATTTCATAACTAAAAATAAACTGTACGGATGATATGCAAAATGGAATTTTTTAATACTTCTTTCAGTTTGTagattttaatttctttaatggCAGTATCTTTACTTAGTTACATGATGTGACCTCTTCAATTGCACCTTTTATATCTTATTAAGGTAACCTATGTAAACATGAGCTTGACATTTCATCGAGCCATTggtaataatgttaaattttgatacGTGGTGACCCCATTTCATTTTGGTATCATATGAAAGGttattgcataatatttacacctcggCTTCCATTCCTTATATGAACTGCTTTTAGGCAATTGCATTTATCaattgatgaacgcaacatcttcggatatgttcggatcgcaattcatcgcataacaatatacatgaaaactattgatcttgtaattgtttgtattgtgtcagcaggtcccataaaatataaatcaacattttagaaagtttttatttattatattttaaatgtattgtttccttaagtgtttcaattttacgattaaaagtcatttcaagtggttgatcttttcccacgttattgtgacgtcatttgaaaaaatgtttccggttacagtcgggtggttctatttacagaatgggtaagaaaggattactgaaagattttcttaactgaaatgaattaattttttaacaattcttgaatgaaataaagaactattggtgtaaattatAAGgaatcggggatatgaacgcaattgggctggtcaaagtatgtGTGGAGTCCTTCgtactccacacacattgatcAGCCCAATTGTGatcagcccaattgcgttcatatccccgataatgacatcaaccccgcaattcattccttaagtcatttgaaaaaaatgtttccggttacagtcaggttgttctatttacagaatgggtaagaaaggattactgaaaggttatcctaaatgaaatgaagtattgtttttaacgtttcttgaatgaaataatgaactaatgGTGTAAattataaggaatgaattgcagtgttgatgtcattatcgagatatgaacgcaattgtgcTGGTCAAAGTCCTTCgtactccacacacttagaccagcctaATTgcattcataccccgataatgacatcaaccccgcaattaatTTCTTAACTAATTATGTGTATGAACaaaaattaccaaaattatttttattaataaagttaTTGCCGTTTGATTTTTTGTTCTTCTATTTCACTTGCGATCTGACTTAAAATTGCCTATAGATATCTTCAATGGTCAAAAaagtttgtaacatttttttacatacttttttttttaatcataaaaccCTTTAAATCATCCCCATATAATATGGCATCACATGTCCAGGCAACCATATTAACATAATTGTACGTAGGATAATATAATCCTGTGCATGATCAAATATATGATACCACTTTAATACtacttgtatatatttattcaaagtGAAACTATGCTAATAGATACAGTTGATGTACGCTTTGAAAAGTTTGGCTTATAATAGTCTTAAACAGTGTTCATTGGTGTCTAAATTGCATATTCTTTCAACGATAATGTCCAGTCACAATAAGCCCTGTTAATTGAACTTTTTATACATTTGGATTTTCTTATGTTCCCCTTAGATTCCCTGaaacaaaaatcatcaaagactctgaagcagctgtttatatggactaccaTTTTGTCATAAGATAATCACTAATGTATCAATCATActgtgataattaaagaagaattgttttcttcttttttttaaatcccgcAAATCCTTCTTTTTTAGTTCTAGGCTTATGCCATGACATGGTGTCCAGCATCTGTTTGTCCATAAACACTTGCTTGTTTGTTGACTCCTGATCAAATAGTTATacaattttatagtttttatgtttcaaaaaagtttttcttcaataactttttattgAAAGTGGGAAGCATGGTTCCCAATTaagttaatatttcaattaggccataccaaatgaATTGTATGTTTAGCAGCAGGCtctagtgtgttttttttcactacAACAAATGCCCTTGATATAATCTCTCCCCGATGAAAATCATAAAGAAAGCATCATATACAGTTGCAGGTCAGTACATCTACAAAATTAAACCTTCCACTGAATATGGTATATTTCTTTAATCAGATCAGTTTTATTTTAGATACTTAGCTCTAAAAACAGAATGTGTTTGCTTAATTTagaatattgttgtttttcattctgAATACCAAGAATCTACTCGCCTAAAATGCTTAGCTTAGAATCAATTTGGCATGGCGTTAATAGGTTAAAAACAAAGTGCAGATACAATTGTTGACCTACACCAGTACTGGtctgttcatttcaatatgagTTCCAGTTTTTATCTCCCCTATTCTAAATATGCCCAATCAGGTCTCATAAATGTATAAGATAATCCTGTGAAAATGAAGAGGAATTATCAAAATGGAATGGTTTGTTagtgctttttggtgaaatgtattttattttcgctgatgttattttcaattttgatattttcattttagtttcTCTTATATACTTAGGTTTccattttgctcaataaaaggATTATAGTGTTCATTACTTTATTCCAGGTTGAAAATAATCAATTGACTTTACAACAATGAAATCACAATGTTCAGTTTCTAACACCATTTTCCAAATAATGCCAGTAAAATCAAcagttttcttaaattttagaaacataaaaattgtatttcagtctaatatcaaaatttatttcactggtGATCAcagaaaattgtattttctaCAAATTTTCTAATTGGCTACAAAGTTTgtgaaaatattacattttatgattaCTACgtgaacaatattttattctgAATCTGAAATTCAACAAATACCCTCTATATATTTTCAGGTCCATGTTTTCGTCCGGCATGGAGGAGTGCCATAAGAACCTTATCCGCATGCAACAGCTCGGTAGCGAGGTGTTTGAACAAGTTCTCAAGTTTATCTACACTGGGAAAGTCAGCATTACTGCTTTAATCGTGGAGGATTTGTTCGCTCAGGCTCACATATTTCAGATCCAGACCCTCGTCAATCTTTGTGTTGATTTCTTTCAGAAAAATATGAAGGAGCATAACTGTCTGTCTGCACTCACCCTTGGCGATATTCATGCCCATAGAAAGTTGTACCTGTATGCCAAGAACTTCTCCTGTCAGCATTTTCAGAGTTTGGTACAAGACGAGGATTTGTACAAGCTCTCTGGAGAGTGTATTGTAGATCTACTAAAGGATCGCAGGcttgaatgtgaaaatgaaGAGCTGGTTTTTGAGACTGCAGTGAAGTGGCTTGAGTTTGACATAACGGCGAGGAAATCTCAAAGATATAAGGTGCTTGAAATGGTTAAGTTTCCCATGATGCGGAAGACGTTCTTGATCGACGTTGTTGCAAAGTCGACCCACGTTATGAATGATGATCGAGGTCGTGAGTTGCTAGATGATGGAATTCTCTTCCACACGATCCCAGCACGTCGTCACCAGCTTCCGTTATACCAGATTACTCCAAGACTCAACATGCCATTCTCGGAAGTAGCCATCTTGCTAGGGGGCCGACTCGCTGATGGGCTTAGCAATGAAGTGGAGTGTTTTGTCGCTGATACCAATGAGTTTTTCAATCTCAAGCAGCTGCCATTCAAGAAAAGGAATGAGTTCTCGGTCTGTACGATTGGCAATGAGATTTATGTATCTGGAGGACTAAGAAGCTCTGAGTTTTGGAAGTATGATCCAACCTTTGACACTTGGCTCAGAGGGCCAAACCTGATTCATGCTCGTCGACGACATGGTATGTCAGCTGTTGATGACACCATTTTTATTCTTGGCGGTTTTGATGAAGACAATGTTCTCGCTACAGTTGAGTACTGGGATATCGACAGCAATCGATGGGAGGAAGGTGGCCCTCTCAATCAGCCTGTAGAAAATATGGGCTATGTTGCTTTTGGAAAAAGTATCTACTTATTTGGTGGGAAAAACAATGATGAAGTGGTCACAAACTGTGTGCAGTGCTACGACACACTGACAAAAACATGCACTACTCTGACGTGCGATCTTCCGGCTAATGATATGTGCCTTAGTGCTGTAGTGTTCAACAGCTACATTTATGTTGTCGGGCTGGAGGGAGTGTTCAGATTCTCGCCAGACCGTGATAACTGGGATATTCTCCCAGACATGAGCTGTGcacgagattttgtcagtcttGCAGTTTTGGATGAAAAATTGTACGCTCTTGGAGGCAGACGGCGTGGAGCAAAAGATAATCTCTACACTGAGCTCATTGAATGTTACGATCCGGAGACAAATTTCTGGCATAAGGCAGGAACCATGCAAGTTCCGATGTACTCTTACGGATGTGTCCGCATTTTCCTTAGTA
The sequence above is drawn from the Mya arenaria isolate MELC-2E11 chromosome 14, ASM2691426v1 genome and encodes:
- the LOC128217762 gene encoding kelch-like protein 24, coding for MASLLPSDEEEEDVASYNSGEHSGYLISNMEQFRVDAGFTDITIEVESRQFDCHKVILAAGSPYFRSMFSSGMEECHKNLIRMQQLGSEVFEQVLKFIYTGKVSITALIVEDLFAQAHIFQIQTLVNLCVDFFQKNMKEHNCLSALTLGDIHAHRKLYLYAKNFSCQHFQSLVQDEDLYKLSGECIVDLLKDRRLECENEELVFETAVKWLEFDITARKSQRYKVLEMVKFPMMRKTFLIDVVAKSTHVMNDDRGRELLDDGILFHTIPARRHQLPLYQITPRLNMPFSEVAILLGGRLADGLSNEVECFVADTNEFFNLKQLPFKKRNEFSVCTIGNEIYVSGGLRSSEFWKYDPTFDTWLRGPNLIHARRRHGMSAVDDTIFILGGFDEDNVLATVEYWDIDSNRWEEGGPLNQPVENMGYVAFGKSIYLFGGKNNDEVVTNCVQCYDTLTKTCTTLTCDLPANDMCLSAVVFNSYIYVVGLEGVFRFSPDRDNWDILPDMSCARDFVSLAVLDEKLYALGGRRRGAKDNLYTELIECYDPETNFWHKAGTMQVPMYSYGCVRIFLSKNLPVTRGDFPAQSR